The genomic window CAGGCGGTTACGTGATACAGTTGGATTAAGCTggaaaataacatttttcacatgaaatgCATTTAATTCATATTAAACGGAATAAATATTGAACACAGTAATTTTATACttcatacataaatataatattaggTATAAAAAAACCGCGTCACAGTGTCTGTATCTAGTCTTCACTTCTCGGTCGATTCTGCCTACGAGAAGTGCGCAAAGGCCTGTCGAACAAAATTCCCGCGAGCCCTGATCTGTTAAGCCTGCCTAAATATTTATATCGGTGTATTTGTGTCTGATAACTGGAACCACGAAGGTGGGGAACGCTATAAAGAATTACACCACAGTGAAAATAGGAACAGTATCATTTAGTTGTGTCTGATTGTAGCAAAGCTTTGAAAAGTAAGTGTATTAAGTTTAATCAGGACTTTCAAGCAATCGAAAGAAGGATGTTTTCTTGTAAACCACGTGTTATGCCTTAAATATTTGCGGCGTGGGAATATGACGTCAGGAACGATTATTTGAATCTGTTTTCATCTTTCAGTTGTTAACCTTCATTTTCTATTATAGGTTATAAAATGAGGAAAATGGATCATagattttttgtacaaatctAATGGAAATTTTGTTTCCTAATACTATTAGAATTATTCAATTGGGTAAACATGCTTTATTAGGATGATAAATGAAGTGAACAACTTTTAATTTAGACTTTATTCAGATCAAATTATCATGcttcaatttgatttttatcacatAGATATGGCGGATGAACGATTAAGGCCGATCGGACGTGGTGTTCCGATGGGCCGGGGATCACTTTTGGATATGTTGAAAAAACAGACCGGCAGAGGAGATACTCCAACCCCACCACCAAGTTTCACCCCAGTTGCCATTCCTAATCCGGGGACTCTGGCCCCAAGTTTGGGTCGTGGTCGTGCTGCGCTGTTAGGACttattaaaaaatcaacagAAGGGCCAGCTCAAATTATTCCAAGTTCGGAACCAGCCCCAATATCGACAATTTCTCAGCAACCCGTATCAGCTCAAGCATTACCAATTTCTGAGCAACCTCCACAAGCTCGTGGCAGAGCTTCACTTCTTAGTTTAATGAAAAAGCAAACCCCGTAAGTCCAACATTGACTTATCCATTACGCcaaatcaatcaattgatattgaagaaattcatgatgataaataatactgatttcttcaaactttgataTCTCCAGAAGTTGAATAACAGTTAATTGGGCTCTAATTAATGAAACAGGTTTCCAGTGACGTCTCAAACTTCAATGCAATTCACCCCTCCAGGACTTTCGGGTGACTTACCAAATCAAGCAATCAGTGCAATGGCTAGTCTGACAATTACTGAGTCTGTTGTTGAATCTGAAGTGATATCACGTCAAGGTCTTGCTGGCACAACGTGAGTACAAACCTTTGACTCTAAATATGCCGAgcatttgttgaaattttcatctatGGTTATGGATTTGAAGTTTtaagtataaaattatacagttaatattatattcatgATCAAAACTGGTGCCTTCATATACTTGTAGAATTGATTTGAATGCCAATTATATACGCCTGAACGTGGACCAAGGTCGAGGCGTACATGAGTACGAAGTCAAGTACTCTCCCGACCTGGATTCACGTCCTTTACGAAGTAAATTGCTGTACCAACATTCAGTGACCCTTGGTGaagcaaaaatattcaatggAGTGACTTTACACCTCGCCCAGCCATTACCAGAAAATGTAAGCATTCCATACTTCATTGTATGGTAACTTatgtcatatttttaattgagtATGATACTAATGTAGACTTATGTAGAGGACAGAGCTTCAATCAGAACATCCGATGGATGGTTCGATCGTTAAGCTAACGATAATTTTCAAGAGACAGCGTCGACTTGGTGAACTCCCCGGGcttttcaatgttttattcAAGCGTGTAATGCATGCCTTGGATTTAGTACAAATTGGGCAAAAGCATTTCAATTCTAGAGCAGCTCATTCTGTGCCCCAACATAGGTTGGAATTGTGGCCAGGATATGTTACAGCCATTGATGAATATGAAGGCGGCCTTCAACTTTGCCTAGAGAGCACTCATAGAGTCTTGCGCACAGAAACTGTGCGTGATCTCATGTAAGTGAAATTTGAGAGTGTTATATGCGATATTTAAGATCTGTGggaaatattttgttaaactgtcatctttgaataattttatgtattttattgCTAGCAACCAAGTGTATACCAAACACTCGTCTGGTCACTTTCGAGATGCAGTTATGAAAGAATTAATGGGTGTATCAGTATTAACTCGTTATAACAACAAAGTTTATCGTATTGATGATATAAATTGGGATGAAAATCCTCTTAAAGAGTTCACTTTGAGCAAAGATCCACAAAGCAAAATGAGCCTTTACCAGTACTACAAGAATCACTGGAATATTGAAATCAGAGACCAAAAACAACCTCTTCTGATACATAGAGCCAAAAAAAGACTTCCCTCTGGCGAGGTAAGACAGACTTAAGTCCGATATACTTAAGATTGTTTGTTTGTGAAATTAATCGcctttaatattttttattcaatatattttatatatacttTGCGATGAAATTGTTTGGTattcgtaaataaaaatctatttcGTTTCGTTACATAAATCAAAAGCAAATTGAGGAAAGTCTTGACTTGATTCCGGAGTTGTGCTACCTGTCCGGCCTCACTGAGTCTATGCGACAAGATTTTAAAGTGATGAAAGATTTATCAGAAGTGACAAGAATATCGCCTGAGCATCGTGTTGATGTGGCTCACCGGTTCATTCaagaagtaaagaaaaatgaaattgctCGCAAATTGTTGGCCAGCTGGGGATTGAACTTGGCTGACCATGTCGTTGCCCTTCCTGGAAGAGTCGTACCAACAGAGACAATTTTCTTTGGAAATAACAAACAAGTCCAAGGTCAGGCTAATGCTGATTGGAATAGTGCTGCATGTCGTTTACCAATGCTGAGTACTGTAAGTTCTATGTTAATAATACATGTGACattgcgcgcgtgtgtgtgtcaTAGTATcgtgtatacatacaacaACAATATAACAATTTAATGGGTTCAGAgttagttaaatttttttttttttattctcaattcTTTCaacttgatgaaaaaaaattttacgcaagtaaataattttattctgttCAATCAATTAGTCACTAATATATAATTGTTTGACTAGCTTAATATTTCATGATTGATTTCTCGTCATTACCTGCTTACTATCAGCGAGACCTGATTTAGTCTCTTCCGTTTTAGCCTGGTCTGAAAAATTGGTGTCTCATTTACTGCCAAAGGGATTCCAAATCGGCAGAAGATTTCAGCCAGATGTTCCCAAAGGTCGGTGAGGCCATGGGAATGCAAGTTTCGGTTGGCCATCTAATTAAGCTAAAAGATGACCGAACCGAAACTTTTTTAAGAGAGTTAAGACAAAATATATCCCCGACAATGGAAATAATGGTCATTGTGTTTCCTACAAATCGCAATGATAGATATGCAGCTGTCAAAAAGTGAGTAGAAATTTTGATCAAGGCTATCATAGTAGATAACTGAATGTTCATAACTGAGCTGAAATTTGTTGATATTACTGTTGTTCGTTATCACTacttatttattgttaataaatttttcccagACTTTGCTGTGTTGAAATGCCGATTGCATCTCAAGTGATAATTTCTAGAACAATAAATCGTCCAGACAAGCTCAAAAGTGTTACCCAGAAAATTGCGTTGCAAATAAATTGCAAGCTTGGTGGCACTCTATGGGCCTTAAAATCACCCATGGTATGTTCACTTGAaacatataatatttattacatttattctaTTCACCCTTTGTACATGACAATTTTCATCGTTGGCAAGTTAAAAATTGTGGTTTTATACTATTATACAGGATAATGTTATGGTCTGTGGGATCGATATACATCATGCAGGTGCAGGTCAGAGCAAACACGGAAGTGTTGCTGGTTTTGTGGCCAGTCTTGACAAACCTTTCACACGATGGTTTAGTAAAGTTTGTCTGCACAGACCTAATCAAGAGTTAATTGACGCTCTAAAAGTGTGCCTGATTTCAGCGTTGAAGGCTTACTTCAAGGTATCTAATGAATCATCGTAACATGcattaattatgaaatttaactACTGTGCAGTTACTAACTTTCCATAATTGCTTCTTACCTACTTTTCCAAGCAAAAGATTAGTCAATACTCTCTTTTTGGAAGACTGTAATACTTACTACTCTTACGTACATTACTTACTCACGTACCCATTCTCAGGTTAATCAGCGTTTTCCTActcgaataataatatatcgtGATGGTGTGGGTGATGGTCAATTAGAggttatcaaaaattttgaagtgaAGCAATTAGAAGAATCCTTTGCATTGATTGCTCCAGACTATAAGCCCACGCTTACTGTCATCATTGTACAAAAGAGGATCaacacaaaaattttcttgaaagaGGTGAGAATATACCATgtgtaaatttgtaaattgttaCAATTCAGGTATCCGTGAAGTTCGTGTAGTACAGAATATCTGTCTTTGATTCATTGGCAAACACAATGAAGACTCATTACCTAAATGttctaatttttgtattacagGGAAAACGTTTAGCTAATCCTCCTCCTGGAACAGTGGTGGACCACACAATAACACGTCGTAACTATTACGACTTTTTCTTAGTTAGTCAAAACGTTCGTCAAGGTACCGTTTCACCGACTCACTACTTGGTTATTCATGACACAAGTGAAATGAAGACTGATCATGTGCAAAGACTGAGCTTTAAACTCTGCCACATGTACTACAACTGGCCAGGTACTGTTAGAGTACCTGCCCCTTGTCAATATGCGCATAAACTTGCATTCCTAGTCGGTCAGAGTATACAGATGGAGCCTCACCAATCGTTATGGGAGAAACTTTATTATCTGTAGAAACTCGCGCCTTTTCACGAGCACAGAGAAATTGGCGCAGTTGCCCATGATACACGTGGATACAAAGTTCATTAGATTTTTTAAGACGTTTTTTTCAGGTTAGCGCACATACGTGTATCGTACATACGTGTATCGTACATCTAAACATCTTTGAAGCATCGGCTTTTCTCTTCAGATAATCCGCGTCTTCATTTAGTTGACTACGAATTCGTTCAGTAATGAATCTTAATGCAGTATTATCTGAAAACAATCTATGTTTCAGTTTAAATAGAGGTACTTCGTTACAAACTCATGTCTACGATATGTCACACAGCCTTTTTGTCAGGTAGACCAGACCATTACGTGTTGCATAAATACGTAAAGCCAAATTACAAGtgattcgtttttcttttccgtttttgttattcataattttactattatttaaaaattatgatcATGTTATTATGGCATACAATGCGTAAGTGTAATGTATGCCACTTACTGATTCCTTCTACTATCgattctttttaaaaaaaatcgagccATGATAAAGCTTCGAGGCGAAAATCTAGTATTTCTAATCCATATGTAATACTTTtaggttataaaaaaaattaatttaaatcaatttcgtTAGAGTATCTAAATTGGGATAACTTGAAAAAAGTTCTGTTGtattgataaattaattttatttctccaaCCTCTACACGTGTCGGATAGACCCAGATAACGCCAAAACGCTATACCAAATATTATggatatatataattgttgtTACCCAATGCTAAAGCTTCGACTAAAATCGTTGATAAGGCCTTACTTATCTTGACATGTTTTCGGAGTTAGGATAAAGATACAATGTTAGTATTACGAATTAACCGTGAACGTAATTACTATTTCCTCGTTTGAATTAATTGTTATCGAAGAGTTTTATTACTTCAAAACTTGTATAATAATGTAGAAACAAAGAATCTCCATTATTAAAGGTCTAAGAAAGCTAATTTTCGGTATGAAGTGATAATCCAATTTTCCCTGCTCGCGAAAAAGtctaaaatatattttatgtagACCATCTAActtttatacaaataaataaatgcatACTAATTTTATTCTATGCAATGCTGTTCACATGCGTGTAATGTTTCAAAGGGTAGAaagcattttcaaaaacaagaaaataaatggGTTTGACTGAGCCTGAAAGTCACAGAATTTCTAGATgttaaaagaatttttcaacaaaattgtaATGCGTTCATTTTCCCACGTAACTTCTGATCTGAATCGTGAAGTGGAATTCTTTCCGTTGCATGACTTGGAGAATCAGAGTGCGAGATTTATTAAATAGAATCAAAAAGTGTGATCAGAGCGATTGAAGATTCACCTCGTCCGGGAAAAAGGATCTTCAATTTAGCCGTGCGAAAAAGACGGGCAGACGGTACTGGGAATAATTTTACAGGGACGGTCGATTTCCCGAATACATTATCAACATTCTTAATTCCGGGTGAACAATTCCGCCCGAATACACTGGAACACGATGGGCCCATGTGGCGTATAGCTAGTATCGCGTATCCAGTCGCTGCCTTCGGTTGAGCGACTGGCGCCTGCGTACAGCTTGTTTACAACTGCGGAGCTTAACCATACACATGACCTTTCCAAGATGGATACGAACGCCTATTTTATTGCCTAGCGTGTAATTAGAAAATCTGTGCGTACCGCGGATCTGTGACGCGCTGTTTTGTACCCGTCGTAAGCAGTGGAACGTCGTGTCTAGTTTCTTGATTGTCATTGATAATGCACGAGGGTTTGCGGATTCAAATTCGCTCCAAATAAGGAATTTCTGCACTCGTCAAATTTTCACCTCGCGGCAGATGTGACCACTCTATGCATATTTCTCGAATATACCTTTACGAGTGTTTTTATTCGCGGGTGGATGTTACATGTGtggaaaattatatcaatttaaatatatttaggTATTTGCCTCACATGTCTCTCATTTACCTTAGACACAACGTGTTTTGGTATTGCCTCGTATTGCGCATGAAAAATTACCCTGCCCTTGGCAGTAGCCTATTTACTCGGCAAGCATTTTACGCAAGTCGCGATTGTGAGTTCAACCACCCACCCACCTGCGCGTATCGTCCTGCTATTGCTGTTCCTCGGTACAACCTgctttattcaaaattgtacGAATTTTTGATTCGGGCGCGGCTTATGATTGGGAGCATGTAAACCAACACCTTCGTGCATGTGGAACGGCGGCGTGGAATGTAAATGGTGCTCCTCGTAATCGCCCCCGCGTTCATAATCCATCACGAAGAACGCAATTCCTAACCTCAATTCGCTATCCTCGATCCTCGGGCGGGATGTCTTCGGGCAGGAGCCCAGTTTCCCCCTCGGGCGGTCCGGTCATTAAATCCGGTCACCTACGGAAGCTCAAAACTACCAAGAAGAAATATTTCGTACTTCGCGGCGAAGCTCCCGGATTTAGCGCGTGTTTGGAGTATTATGACAGCAagaagaaatttgagaacaAGCAGCTTCCAAAACGAAGTATATCATTGCACAGCTGTTTCAACATCAATAAGCGCGTTGACACCAAATATCGTAACGTCATTGCTCTTTATACCAAAGACGAATGCTTCTGCTTGATTCTCGACAGCGAGAAAGAACTCGACGATTGGTTAAACTCTATGCTTCTACTCCAAGGAGGAGATGTTCCTGATGGCGAACAACCTCGTCCTACCTTTGGTGAGAttcgttacttttttctttcccaatTTCATTCGGCAAAATTAATTAACTTATGTACAATGATCTCTGTTTGCATCAATTTTCAGAACACGTTTGGCAGGTCACGATGCAGAAAAAGGGACTTGGAGAACGCAAAAACATTCAAGGACCATATAGACTATGTCTAACCGATCGAACATTAAGCTTGGTTAAAATCGGAGCTAAGAACAACTCAGACTCTATTGTATTTTCTGTAAGTCAACCGGTCTTGATATGATCATCGTTTATCACAAATATCTTTGTATCTCCCTCTTGAGATTATCTGACATTGATGATATTTaacatgaaaatatttcatcaaatacaaatctcttatttttctcatattcttatttatttctttcatgcAGCTGATGTGCATCAGGCGATGTGGCTACATGGATCGCATTTTTTACATGGAGGTGGGCAGGTCAGCGGTCACAGGGGTAGGAGAATTTTGGATGGAAACGGAAGATAGCAACATTGCGCATAATATGCATGCAGCTATTTTAAACTCTATGAGCAACACTAGTAGTAGTAAAGAGGAAGTTGGGCCACGACCGAGAACACGCAGTTCCTCTGCGAATGAAGCTAGCAAGCCAATATCTGTACTTCAACGTCGCCAAACTCACACTGGGCAAAAACTGCATGGCTTTTCTCCATCAGGTGAGTTTggaatttcagaattttttgacCTTTTCATTCATAGGAAACCATAGTATAGTGtttatgaaagttttttttacagttcATCGCAGGATGCCACTTTATAGTTTTATTGGTGTGAATAGTTTTCTAATGACGTGCTTATTTGTGTGCAACATGTTAGAGATTATGATTAACTGTTCTAGTCTAGATgtattgaatttttggtaACATTCAATGTTaccatcattatttttattattatgatgatgatgatgatgatgatggcgATGATGATATGacaatgatgatgacgatgataacCATGATAACCATGACGGACTCTGCTGCAATAGTAATGATAAACACATTAAACCTTCCTATACGTTATTTATGCTGAGTACATACCTTATAGATTAACAgttgcattattttatttttgggtGTTAAACAATAGGATTTGTCACCATCATACTTGAAAAAAGATTAATAGCAAATCGCGATcagtttttgtttcatttttcaagaatttgtCACTTCATTCACGTTTCTCAATTGTATgatagttatatatatatatgagacacttttttctgcatttttaTATAGTTGGTTAGAGCCTTGTCTTATATTAGTGCAAAAACAGGATACTGAATgtattttatgtataattgCGGTAATTAGGACaaatgtttttcgattt from Neodiprion lecontei isolate iyNeoLeco1 chromosome 1, iyNeoLeco1.1, whole genome shotgun sequence includes these protein-coding regions:
- the LOC107219430 gene encoding piwi-like protein Ago3 isoform X1, whose amino-acid sequence is MEILFPNTIRIIQLDMADERLRPIGRGVPMGRGSLLDMLKKQTGRGDTPTPPPSFTPVAIPNPGTLAPSLGRGRAALLGLIKKSTEGPAQIIPSSEPAPISTISQQPVSAQALPISEQPPQARGRASLLSLMKKQTPFPVTSQTSMQFTPPGLSGDLPNQAISAMASLTITESVVESEVISRQGLAGTTIDLNANYIRLNVDQGRGVHEYEVKYSPDLDSRPLRSKLLYQHSVTLGEAKIFNGVTLHLAQPLPENRTELQSEHPMDGSIVKLTIIFKRQRRLGELPGLFNVLFKRVMHALDLVQIGQKHFNSRAAHSVPQHRLELWPGYVTAIDEYEGGLQLCLESTHRVLRTETVRDLINQVYTKHSSGHFRDAVMKELMGVSVLTRYNNKVYRIDDINWDENPLKEFTLSKDPQSKMSLYQYYKNHWNIEIRDQKQPLLIHRAKKRLPSGEQIEESLDLIPELCYLSGLTESMRQDFKVMKDLSEVTRISPEHRVDVAHRFIQEVKKNEIARKLLASWGLNLADHVVALPGRVVPTETIFFGNNKQVQGQANADWNSAACRLPMLSTPGLKNWCLIYCQRDSKSAEDFSQMFPKVGEAMGMQVSVGHLIKLKDDRTETFLRELRQNISPTMEIMVIVFPTNRNDRYAAVKKLCCVEMPIASQVIISRTINRPDKLKSVTQKIALQINCKLGGTLWALKSPMDNVMVCGIDIHHAGAGQSKHGSVAGFVASLDKPFTRWFSKVCLHRPNQELIDALKVCLISALKAYFKVNQRFPTRIIIYRDGVGDGQLEVIKNFEVKQLEESFALIAPDYKPTLTVIIVQKRINTKIFLKEGKRLANPPPGTVVDHTITRRNYYDFFLVSQNVRQGTVSPTHYLVIHDTSEMKTDHVQRLSFKLCHMYYNWPGTVRVPAPCQYAHKLAFLVGQSIQMEPHQSLWEKLYYL
- the LOC107219430 gene encoding piwi-like protein Ago3 isoform X2; the encoded protein is MDDMADERLRPIGRGVPMGRGSLLDMLKKQTGRGDTPTPPPSFTPVAIPNPGTLAPSLGRGRAALLGLIKKSTEGPAQIIPSSEPAPISTISQQPVSAQALPISEQPPQARGRASLLSLMKKQTPFPVTSQTSMQFTPPGLSGDLPNQAISAMASLTITESVVESEVISRQGLAGTTIDLNANYIRLNVDQGRGVHEYEVKYSPDLDSRPLRSKLLYQHSVTLGEAKIFNGVTLHLAQPLPENRTELQSEHPMDGSIVKLTIIFKRQRRLGELPGLFNVLFKRVMHALDLVQIGQKHFNSRAAHSVPQHRLELWPGYVTAIDEYEGGLQLCLESTHRVLRTETVRDLINQVYTKHSSGHFRDAVMKELMGVSVLTRYNNKVYRIDDINWDENPLKEFTLSKDPQSKMSLYQYYKNHWNIEIRDQKQPLLIHRAKKRLPSGEQIEESLDLIPELCYLSGLTESMRQDFKVMKDLSEVTRISPEHRVDVAHRFIQEVKKNEIARKLLASWGLNLADHVVALPGRVVPTETIFFGNNKQVQGQANADWNSAACRLPMLSTPGLKNWCLIYCQRDSKSAEDFSQMFPKVGEAMGMQVSVGHLIKLKDDRTETFLRELRQNISPTMEIMVIVFPTNRNDRYAAVKKLCCVEMPIASQVIISRTINRPDKLKSVTQKIALQINCKLGGTLWALKSPMDNVMVCGIDIHHAGAGQSKHGSVAGFVASLDKPFTRWFSKVCLHRPNQELIDALKVCLISALKAYFKVNQRFPTRIIIYRDGVGDGQLEVIKNFEVKQLEESFALIAPDYKPTLTVIIVQKRINTKIFLKEGKRLANPPPGTVVDHTITRRNYYDFFLVSQNVRQGTVSPTHYLVIHDTSEMKTDHVQRLSFKLCHMYYNWPGTVRVPAPCQYAHKLAFLVGQSIQMEPHQSLWEKLYYL
- the LOC107219430 gene encoding piwi-like protein Ago3 isoform X3, with protein sequence MADERLRPIGRGVPMGRGSLLDMLKKQTGRGDTPTPPPSFTPVAIPNPGTLAPSLGRGRAALLGLIKKSTEGPAQIIPSSEPAPISTISQQPVSAQALPISEQPPQARGRASLLSLMKKQTPFPVTSQTSMQFTPPGLSGDLPNQAISAMASLTITESVVESEVISRQGLAGTTIDLNANYIRLNVDQGRGVHEYEVKYSPDLDSRPLRSKLLYQHSVTLGEAKIFNGVTLHLAQPLPENRTELQSEHPMDGSIVKLTIIFKRQRRLGELPGLFNVLFKRVMHALDLVQIGQKHFNSRAAHSVPQHRLELWPGYVTAIDEYEGGLQLCLESTHRVLRTETVRDLINQVYTKHSSGHFRDAVMKELMGVSVLTRYNNKVYRIDDINWDENPLKEFTLSKDPQSKMSLYQYYKNHWNIEIRDQKQPLLIHRAKKRLPSGEQIEESLDLIPELCYLSGLTESMRQDFKVMKDLSEVTRISPEHRVDVAHRFIQEVKKNEIARKLLASWGLNLADHVVALPGRVVPTETIFFGNNKQVQGQANADWNSAACRLPMLSTPGLKNWCLIYCQRDSKSAEDFSQMFPKVGEAMGMQVSVGHLIKLKDDRTETFLRELRQNISPTMEIMVIVFPTNRNDRYAAVKKLCCVEMPIASQVIISRTINRPDKLKSVTQKIALQINCKLGGTLWALKSPMDNVMVCGIDIHHAGAGQSKHGSVAGFVASLDKPFTRWFSKVCLHRPNQELIDALKVCLISALKAYFKVNQRFPTRIIIYRDGVGDGQLEVIKNFEVKQLEESFALIAPDYKPTLTVIIVQKRINTKIFLKEGKRLANPPPGTVVDHTITRRNYYDFFLVSQNVRQGTVSPTHYLVIHDTSEMKTDHVQRLSFKLCHMYYNWPGTVRVPAPCQYAHKLAFLVGQSIQMEPHQSLWEKLYYL